The following coding sequences are from one Lusitaniella coriacea LEGE 07157 window:
- a CDS encoding nitric oxide synthase oxygenase gives MPNHSRTVQLTEISATDFPESKDYRYKCRIEVLSESGEPMLKKALLTRMQPNWLVDVKNQGDCAIAITLRYREGGITNPWQDAGTVEFATQEVLNGERSTELEFPIASWQAAPQLKLKTRLTQSESTGGGEKIAILGARGRKVVRQQGKAEESEAVELPEAVTLSATEEVIVKDIWNKLRAWKELQMEQFFKRLLLEEPELEYIFGEAIDSIPDYFFELFDLCIHQLQPHTQNIVGEPLMGVPPEKGDDFDTVEEFGALFADLGMRPQHWLQARQVWMWMLSSIPYLEEYDRENLEQGTNSALYKFFNTHVILPMAEAIQRYENALPPEMLQRMVNSWSFFSQNKQQMGMEFYQILFDKYPFVLPIFGRADMDYLSLHLFQSLEFLVRCLQSDSSDELLRELRVLGQLHGNVGVPSCAYPAISDTMFVLFEKYVPDFDEELRRAWQTLFDRVTNIMKLPKVNEERLLKKAKQFLDLIASEQEWEAEARSQRWQEIEEEVQATGTYTHTYEELAYGAQLAWRNASKCIGRIQWNNMVVRDCRHVTDPDEMFRELEEHLRLGTNGGNIQITMTVFRPKQPKERWGPRIWNPQLIRYAAYEQPDGSVMGDRANLGVTKALIKLGWQPPEPPTQYDVLPLAIEVPEMEPKLYEFNPEDILEVEIEHPTVPGFKSLGLRWYTVPAISNFRMDIGGVTYGCLPFNGWYMGTEIARDFLEDWRYDKMDAIAQVLNLDTSSEQTLWRDRVALELNVAVLHSFQKAKVTMVDHQSASRQFLTHDLREKKAGRECPGDSGWVVPPAGGSACPVWHHQMRDFYLDPAYHHAADRWAVEDGIDLETLVQAAEEDGDRHDRALILFGSETGTAEGFARKASRQLQRFRPKVMALDECNTRSLASEKLLLVVTSTFGNGEMPGNGKKFLQWLKKQPSGSLDGLNYSILGIGSTVYEHFCAAGIAVDKALAKAGANRIVPLHKGDEIKGQADTFKQWLGLISRILGEDSTSASAATQVPKLQVTFLENATPAPRNDGTVQVPVTANRELLSEVVPGSRSTRYIAFDLANSDLHYETGDHIAVYPCNPPELVERLRDRAGLNLDTPFTASYVTPTGEELEDKPPIPVPTTVRQVLSEELDLSLRQPFNELLSYLHSVAQTPQDKHRLETWLEILNLGDDNPDSLALEKTIADNFMSVVDLFDEFPSAKIELAPLLELLPKQKPRLYSISSCPALHPQQLQITVGVLQIKTDAGKTRQGLCSNYLANSNAGATVRVDTRTSSFRPPTDPLAPMLMVGPGTGVSPLIAFLQHREALQQQGQQLGEACLYFGCRDRNDFLYQDQLQAWLKQGVLTDLQVAFSRLGEKKVYVQGLMQENGASLWQLLSHPRCHYYVCGDAKMADDVFENFLAIAKTQGGLSHLDAVAFFDKMKRENRFSSDVWGVQLNYKQAIQQVQQDNYSKAEKWLERVHQSVS, from the coding sequence ATGCCTAACCACTCGCGAACCGTTCAACTGACAGAAATCTCGGCAACGGATTTTCCAGAATCGAAGGATTACAGATATAAATGTCGGATCGAAGTCTTGTCGGAGTCGGGAGAACCCATGCTGAAAAAGGCACTCTTGACCCGAATGCAGCCCAATTGGTTGGTGGATGTGAAAAACCAAGGCGATTGCGCGATCGCGATTACCCTGCGCTACCGGGAAGGGGGTATCACCAATCCCTGGCAGGATGCGGGAACGGTGGAGTTCGCGACGCAAGAGGTTCTTAATGGGGAACGCAGTACCGAACTGGAATTTCCGATCGCGAGTTGGCAAGCTGCACCTCAATTAAAGTTGAAAACGCGCCTGACGCAAAGCGAGAGTACGGGAGGGGGCGAAAAGATTGCGATTCTGGGTGCTAGGGGTCGCAAAGTTGTCCGACAGCAAGGGAAAGCAGAAGAATCTGAAGCCGTTGAATTGCCGGAAGCCGTCACCCTCTCAGCGACGGAAGAGGTGATTGTCAAGGATATTTGGAACAAGTTGCGGGCGTGGAAAGAGTTGCAAATGGAGCAGTTTTTCAAGCGCTTGCTCCTGGAAGAACCGGAGTTGGAGTATATTTTCGGGGAAGCGATCGACAGTATCCCAGACTATTTCTTCGAGTTATTCGATCTGTGCATTCACCAACTGCAACCCCACACCCAAAATATTGTGGGTGAACCGTTGATGGGAGTTCCGCCGGAAAAAGGGGATGATTTCGACACGGTGGAGGAGTTTGGGGCGTTATTTGCCGATCTGGGAATGCGTCCGCAACACTGGTTGCAGGCGCGGCAGGTGTGGATGTGGATGCTGTCCTCAATTCCTTATTTAGAAGAGTACGATCGCGAAAATCTCGAACAAGGCACGAATTCTGCCCTCTACAAGTTTTTCAATACCCACGTTATCCTGCCGATGGCTGAGGCAATTCAGCGTTACGAGAACGCCTTACCGCCAGAAATGCTGCAACGGATGGTCAATTCTTGGTCGTTTTTTAGCCAGAACAAGCAGCAGATGGGGATGGAATTTTATCAAATCTTATTTGACAAATATCCCTTCGTTCTGCCGATTTTTGGACGGGCGGATATGGACTATCTCTCGCTGCACCTTTTTCAATCCCTGGAATTTTTGGTGCGCTGTCTGCAAAGCGACAGTAGCGACGAGTTGCTTAGAGAATTGCGCGTCTTGGGGCAATTGCATGGCAATGTGGGCGTTCCCTCCTGTGCCTATCCTGCGATTTCGGACACGATGTTTGTGCTGTTTGAGAAGTACGTGCCGGATTTTGATGAGGAGTTGCGCCGCGCGTGGCAAACGCTGTTCGATCGCGTCACCAATATTATGAAACTGCCGAAGGTGAACGAAGAACGGCTGTTGAAGAAAGCTAAACAGTTCCTCGATCTCATCGCCAGCGAACAGGAATGGGAAGCGGAAGCGCGATCGCAGCGCTGGCAAGAGATTGAGGAAGAAGTGCAGGCAACGGGAACTTATACCCATACCTACGAAGAATTAGCCTATGGGGCGCAGTTGGCGTGGCGCAATGCCTCCAAGTGTATCGGGCGGATTCAGTGGAACAACATGGTGGTGCGGGACTGCCGCCACGTCACCGATCCCGACGAGATGTTTCGGGAGTTGGAAGAACATCTGCGCTTGGGAACGAATGGGGGCAATATTCAAATTACGATGACGGTCTTTCGCCCCAAACAGCCGAAAGAACGCTGGGGACCTCGGATTTGGAATCCGCAACTGATTCGCTACGCGGCATACGAACAGCCCGACGGTAGCGTTATGGGCGATCGCGCCAATTTAGGCGTGACCAAGGCGCTGATCAAACTGGGTTGGCAGCCTCCCGAACCCCCAACCCAATACGATGTCTTGCCTCTGGCGATTGAAGTGCCGGAGATGGAACCGAAGTTGTACGAGTTTAACCCAGAAGATATTCTTGAAGTCGAAATCGAACATCCCACGGTTCCGGGGTTCAAATCCTTGGGATTGCGCTGGTATACCGTGCCTGCAATTAGTAACTTTCGCATGGATATTGGCGGTGTAACCTATGGTTGCTTGCCCTTCAACGGCTGGTATATGGGGACGGAAATTGCTCGCGATTTTCTGGAGGATTGGCGCTACGACAAGATGGACGCGATCGCGCAAGTTCTCAATCTAGATACGAGTTCCGAACAAACCCTGTGGCGCGATCGCGTTGCCCTTGAACTCAATGTTGCCGTTCTCCACTCCTTCCAAAAAGCGAAGGTGACAATGGTGGATCATCAGTCTGCCTCTCGCCAGTTTCTCACTCACGACTTGCGGGAGAAAAAGGCAGGGCGCGAATGTCCGGGAGATTCCGGTTGGGTGGTTCCTCCGGCGGGAGGGAGTGCTTGCCCCGTGTGGCATCACCAAATGCGCGACTTTTACCTCGATCCGGCATACCACCACGCCGCAGATCGCTGGGCAGTTGAGGATGGTATCGACTTGGAGACGTTGGTGCAAGCAGCAGAGGAAGATGGGGATCGGCACGATCGCGCCCTCATTCTCTTTGGTTCGGAAACCGGGACTGCCGAAGGGTTTGCCCGCAAAGCTTCCCGTCAATTGCAGCGCTTTCGCCCCAAGGTGATGGCATTGGATGAGTGCAATACCCGCAGCCTCGCCTCGGAAAAACTGCTATTGGTTGTCACTTCCACCTTCGGCAACGGGGAAATGCCGGGAAATGGCAAGAAATTCCTGCAATGGTTGAAAAAACAGCCCTCCGGTTCCCTCGACGGCTTGAATTACTCCATTTTGGGCATTGGCAGTACCGTTTACGAACATTTTTGTGCGGCGGGAATTGCTGTGGATAAGGCGCTGGCAAAGGCGGGGGCAAACCGCATTGTTCCCCTGCATAAAGGCGACGAAATCAAAGGACAAGCGGACACGTTTAAGCAATGGTTGGGGTTAATTTCTCGAATTTTAGGGGAAGATAGCACCTCCGCCAGCGCTGCAACTCAAGTGCCGAAATTGCAGGTAACGTTCCTGGAAAATGCAACACCTGCGCCGCGCAACGATGGGACGGTACAAGTTCCCGTCACCGCCAACCGAGAACTCCTCTCGGAAGTGGTTCCTGGCAGTCGTTCCACCCGCTACATTGCCTTCGATCTCGCCAACAGCGATCTGCATTACGAAACTGGAGATCACATTGCGGTATATCCTTGCAATCCCCCAGAACTTGTCGAACGATTGCGCGATCGCGCGGGACTCAATCTCGATACCCCCTTCACCGCCAGCTACGTCACCCCAACGGGAGAAGAACTCGAAGATAAACCCCCCATTCCCGTTCCCACCACCGTCAGGCAAGTCCTCTCGGAAGAACTCGATCTCTCCCTGCGCCAACCCTTCAACGAACTGCTGTCCTACCTCCACTCCGTCGCCCAAACGCCCCAGGACAAGCACCGTTTGGAAACCTGGTTGGAGATCCTCAACCTCGGCGACGACAACCCCGACAGCCTTGCCTTGGAAAAGACGATCGCGGACAATTTTATGAGTGTTGTCGATCTGTTCGACGAATTTCCCTCGGCCAAAATCGAACTTGCCCCTCTCCTCGAACTCCTTCCCAAACAAAAACCCCGCCTCTACTCCATCTCCTCTTGTCCCGCCTTGCATCCCCAACAACTGCAAATTACCGTCGGCGTGTTGCAAATCAAAACCGATGCAGGCAAAACCCGTCAGGGACTCTGTTCCAACTACCTGGCAAACTCAAACGCGGGCGCAACCGTGCGTGTCGATACGCGCACTTCCAGTTTCCGTCCTCCCACCGATCCTCTCGCCCCAATGCTGATGGTGGGGCCAGGGACTGGCGTATCGCCTCTCATTGCCTTCTTGCAGCACAGAGAAGCCTTACAGCAGCAGGGACAGCAACTCGGAGAAGCTTGTTTGTATTTCGGTTGCCGCGATCGCAACGATTTTCTCTACCAAGACCAACTGCAAGCGTGGTTGAAGCAAGGCGTACTCACCGATTTGCAAGTTGCCTTCTCCCGCCTGGGGGAGAAGAAAGTCTACGTGCAAGGATTAATGCAGGAAAATGGGGCAAGTCTCTGGCAACTCCTCAGTCATCCTCGCTGTCACTACTACGTTTGCGGTGATGCGAAAATGGCGGATGATGTGTTTGAAAACTTCCTCGCGATCGCGAAAACCCAAGGCGGTTTATCTCATCTCGACGCAGTAGCATTTTTCGACAAGATGAAGCGAGAAAACCGCTTTTCTAGCGATGTTTGGGGCGTGCAGTTGAACTATAAGCAAGCCATTCAACAGGTTCAGCAGGACAATTATTCTAAAGCGGAGAAATGGTTAGAACGAGTGCATCAATCCGTGAGTTAA
- a CDS encoding GIY-YIG nuclease family protein, translated as MSAKIDCPSLNDLDYIPYLDETGKIPESPRGKIGVYAIFDRDKVMQLVAYSRDVYSSLKQHLVRKPQSCYWFKLETIERPSRTILEEIQKAWIEENGSTPAGNDREKSQWHDPIDAKVAMTEEEKVTYGKSEELGRMKLFKKVARRVEADKMEEIKARGVQMDIRFNPKLKEQGLLDLKP; from the coding sequence ATGAGCGCTAAAATTGATTGCCCGTCTTTGAATGACTTAGACTATATTCCTTATTTGGATGAAACGGGAAAAATCCCCGAAAGTCCGCGAGGAAAGATCGGCGTTTATGCAATTTTCGATCGCGATAAAGTCATGCAGCTTGTTGCCTATTCTCGTGATGTTTATTCAAGTTTGAAGCAACATCTCGTGCGCAAACCGCAAAGTTGTTATTGGTTCAAGTTAGAAACAATTGAACGTCCCAGCCGAACGATTCTTGAGGAAATTCAAAAAGCTTGGATTGAAGAAAATGGTTCGACTCCAGCAGGAAACGATCGCGAAAAATCACAATGGCACGATCCTATTGATGCCAAAGTTGCCATGACAGAGGAAGAAAAGGTGACTTATGGGAAAAGCGAAGAACTAGGAAGAATGAAGTTGTTCAAAAAAGTGGCACGGCGCGTAGAAGCTGACAAAATGGAGGAGATTAAAGCGCGCGGCGTTCAAATGGATATTCGCTTCAATCCAAAGTTGAAAGAACAGGGTTTATTGGATTTGAAGCCTTGA
- a CDS encoding Npun_F0494 family protein codes for MTLTPTRQQSLSVRYPERTVTRASRAFRCSPFKLPLFVAMRSNSIPLSAIAGQNGLERNYTQRPLKEWVAESNLVWLIQVGLLRREVDGQGITDSFRLTPLGRQLVEKGESCDVGLPAPTLGERLTNTLNRWFRLPV; via the coding sequence ATGACTCTCACTCCAACCCGTCAGCAATCATTGTCTGTACGCTATCCCGAACGTACTGTTACCAGAGCAAGCAGAGCATTTCGATGTTCTCCATTTAAACTCCCTCTGTTTGTTGCCATGCGCTCGAACAGTATTCCTTTATCCGCGATCGCGGGGCAAAATGGATTAGAACGAAATTATACTCAACGCCCGCTCAAAGAATGGGTTGCAGAAAGTAACCTCGTCTGGCTCATCCAAGTTGGATTGTTGCGTAGAGAAGTTGATGGTCAGGGAATCACAGATAGTTTTCGCCTCACGCCTTTAGGTCGGCAACTCGTCGAAAAAGGGGAATCCTGCGATGTAGGTTTGCCAGCACCAACCTTGGGGGAACGTCTCACAAATACCCTGAACCGTTGGTTCAGATTGCCAGTGTAG
- the cobQ gene encoding cobyric acid synthase CobQ, which produces MKAIMVVGTTSHAGKSFISAALCRILSRQGWRVAPFKGQNMALNAYVTPTGGEIGYAQAVQAWAAGVTPWVEMNPILLKPQGDMTSQVIMRGKPIGYTKAADYYEKYFDSGWQAIQDSLKQLSAEFDFVVCEGAGSPAEINLKHRDLTNMRVARYLNAPTLLVVDIDRGGAFAHVVGTLALLEPEERQLIEGIVINKFRGQRSILQSGIDWLEEYTGIPVVGVIPWTNHLFPAEDSLDLLDRRASKPSREITIAVIRLPRIANFTDFDPLEAEPTVAVKYLNPDDNLGYPDAVILPGSKTTLADLRVLHESGMAKAIEDYAAAGGTVMGICGGFQMLGQVLSDPEGLEGDDDFFPGLKLLPLKTTITRNKIVRQRHVTSHFPQTGLPVEGYEIHQGRSWLVESKRGKIKSEYQPLFDDPGLGIVNNAQLIWGCYLHGLFDNGAWRRAWLNHLRQGRGLRSLPTGVPNYREQREVVLDAIADLVAEHINLKSILPR; this is translated from the coding sequence ATGAAAGCAATCATGGTTGTGGGGACAACATCCCACGCAGGCAAATCCTTCATCTCAGCCGCTTTGTGTCGCATCCTTTCCCGACAAGGGTGGCGCGTTGCTCCCTTTAAAGGGCAAAATATGGCGCTCAACGCCTATGTCACCCCAACAGGAGGAGAAATCGGTTACGCTCAAGCCGTGCAAGCTTGGGCAGCAGGAGTCACTCCTTGGGTCGAGATGAACCCCATTCTCCTTAAACCCCAAGGCGATATGACCTCTCAGGTCATTATGCGAGGAAAACCCATCGGTTATACCAAAGCCGCAGACTATTACGAAAAGTATTTTGATTCCGGCTGGCAAGCAATTCAAGACTCCTTAAAACAACTATCGGCAGAGTTCGATTTTGTTGTGTGCGAAGGGGCAGGCAGTCCCGCAGAAATCAATCTCAAACACCGAGATCTGACCAATATGCGAGTTGCTCGCTATCTTAACGCACCGACGCTGCTTGTTGTGGATATCGATCGCGGGGGCGCTTTTGCTCATGTGGTTGGCACTTTAGCCCTGCTCGAACCAGAGGAACGCCAACTCATTGAAGGTATTGTCATTAATAAGTTTCGCGGACAGCGCTCGATCTTGCAATCGGGAATCGACTGGTTGGAAGAATATACCGGAATTCCCGTAGTCGGCGTGATTCCCTGGACAAATCATTTATTCCCGGCGGAAGATTCTCTCGATTTATTAGACCGTCGCGCGAGCAAACCCAGTCGCGAAATTACCATTGCAGTCATCCGCTTGCCGCGTATTGCCAATTTTACGGATTTCGATCCCCTCGAAGCCGAACCCACTGTCGCCGTTAAATATCTCAATCCCGATGACAATTTGGGGTATCCCGATGCAGTCATTTTGCCCGGTTCTAAAACAACTCTTGCAGACTTGAGAGTGCTACACGAGAGTGGTATGGCAAAAGCGATTGAGGATTATGCCGCAGCAGGGGGAACGGTGATGGGGATTTGTGGCGGGTTCCAAATGCTCGGTCAAGTTTTGTCTGACCCTGAAGGATTAGAAGGGGATGATGATTTTTTCCCCGGTTTAAAACTACTTCCTCTCAAAACAACGATTACGCGCAATAAAATTGTTCGCCAGCGACACGTCACTTCCCATTTTCCACAAACGGGATTGCCTGTTGAAGGGTATGAAATTCATCAGGGTCGTTCTTGGTTGGTGGAGTCGAAACGAGGGAAAATCAAATCAGAATATCAGCCACTTTTTGACGATCCTGGTTTGGGAATTGTGAATAACGCGCAATTAATTTGGGGGTGCTATCTCCACGGTCTTTTCGACAATGGTGCGTGGCGCAGAGCGTGGTTAAATCATTTACGGCAGGGTCGAGGCTTGCGTTCTTTGCCGACGGGGGTTCCAAACTATCGCGAACAACGAGAGGTGGTTTTGGACGCGATCGCGGATTTAGTCGCGGAACATATTAATCTTAAATCGATTCTTCCCCGTTAA
- a CDS encoding 2Fe-2S iron-sulfur cluster-binding protein yields MNVKIRFLPDDVTVEAKVGEPILAVAARAGVFIPTGCLMGSCHACEVEDGDGTPFRACLTAVPAGKTELSINVESDPLW; encoded by the coding sequence ATGAACGTTAAAATTCGATTTTTACCCGATGATGTCACTGTTGAAGCAAAGGTTGGAGAACCTATCCTAGCAGTAGCAGCTAGAGCAGGCGTGTTCATTCCCACAGGATGTTTAATGGGTTCGTGTCACGCTTGCGAGGTTGAAGATGGAGATGGTACGCCCTTTCGCGCCTGTCTGACTGCGGTTCCCGCAGGGAAAACGGAATTGAGCATTAATGTGGAATCCGATCCCCTGTGGTAA
- a CDS encoding SGNH/GDSL hydrolase family protein: protein MSHIILLGDSIFDNASYVPGETDTVAQLKKKLPDTWKATLLAIDGSRVDDVYAQLKTIPEDATHLILSIGGNNALSHISILDERVASSAEVFSNLADISEQFEQQYQKLLQKILSLNLPTTLCTIYNPRHPEKLYQRIAVAALATFNDVIIRQAFQAGIPLIDLRLTCNEARDYANPIEPSATGGEKIADAILNVVLEHDFRKPNTQVFH, encoded by the coding sequence ATGTCTCACATCATCTTATTGGGCGATTCGATTTTCGATAATGCTTCCTACGTTCCCGGCGAAACGGATACAGTCGCGCAACTTAAAAAAAAACTTCCCGATACTTGGAAAGCAACCCTTCTTGCAATTGATGGCAGTCGTGTCGATGACGTGTATGCTCAACTGAAAACAATACCCGAAGATGCAACTCACCTCATTCTTAGCATCGGCGGCAACAATGCACTGAGTCATATCAGCATTCTCGACGAACGGGTTGCTTCCTCCGCAGAAGTTTTTAGTAACCTTGCGGATATTAGCGAGCAATTCGAGCAACAATATCAAAAACTTTTACAAAAGATTTTGAGCCTCAATCTTCCCACCACTCTTTGCACCATCTACAATCCAAGACACCCAGAAAAGTTGTATCAGAGAATCGCAGTGGCAGCGTTGGCAACCTTTAACGATGTCATCATTCGGCAAGCTTTTCAAGCAGGAATTCCCCTGATTGACCTGCGATTGACCTGCAACGAAGCCAGGGATTATGCCAATCCCATTGAACCCTCCGCAACAGGCGGCGAAAAGATTGCCGATGCCATCCTGAATGTTGTCCTAGAGCATGATTTCAGAAAACCGAACACGCAAGTATTCCATTGA